In the genome of Myxococcus stipitatus, one region contains:
- a CDS encoding AAA family ATPase: MDKHFHLFVRNYPGLGVAAHVLTHPNLATFAPDLATARIDIAEVLRRLIKRGELQQSQTYWPDLRTKKMNLTVRAVQHGRLLPVPLKLTVVTRGRPKPERGAKKSSAATKGQMHVWVPRLDVEGSLQDASDLEAYVEELVRHELYMAPLERLHSLAYLGDETVETLSVTTKSRETTRAALLSAERKSTPYRPPPPPGLSEASRCLNEEARAGLMERAWERTAEVTMLAEAVTSTSRASVLLVGPPSVGKTSLVHELVHRAEAAPSGHPLHGLEVYSTSGGRIMAGMRYLGQWQARVQHMIEELRVRRAVLHMDRLAELLSLGGGDSGLDVARHLLPALEGGEVTLVLEATPEDVARAERTHGAFLQALRHLTVPPLSPVAARAAVLHASQRVAKSRKVRFTPDALDRAAELTERFGEGPPPGGAVSLLRAATASSASGKDVDAGAVTQAFCTRTGYPRELVDTSIRLDPDALLRRFRERIVGQDEATLLLRNLIITLKTGLADPSRPLGAFLLLGPTGVGKTESALALAEYLFGDVARLARFDMAEYAAPGSAARLVGEVGGQQGGLARRVREQPFGVVLLDEVEKADAGVHDLLLQVLGEGRLTDGTGRTVSFRNTVVLLTSNLGADSASRSLGFSGDSPRNMEAHYLGAATAFFRPELLNRLDQVVPYRALGPDIIRTLVRRTLETALNREGLTRRGVKVTFGDDLVEFLARTGFDARYGARPLKRAVEQHAVVPLAQWLAAHAHTPHPHVVLRVSPEGHVELVPAS, translated from the coding sequence ATGGACAAGCACTTTCACCTGTTCGTGCGCAACTACCCGGGACTCGGCGTGGCGGCCCATGTGTTGACGCACCCGAACCTCGCCACGTTCGCCCCGGACCTCGCGACCGCGCGCATCGACATCGCGGAGGTGCTGCGGCGGCTCATCAAGCGCGGCGAGCTGCAGCAGTCCCAGACGTACTGGCCGGACCTGCGCACGAAGAAGATGAACCTCACCGTGCGCGCCGTTCAGCACGGACGGCTCTTGCCCGTGCCCCTCAAGCTCACGGTGGTGACGCGAGGCCGGCCGAAGCCCGAGCGCGGCGCGAAGAAGTCCAGCGCGGCCACCAAGGGGCAGATGCATGTCTGGGTGCCCCGCCTGGACGTGGAAGGCTCGCTGCAAGACGCCTCGGACCTGGAGGCCTATGTGGAGGAGCTCGTCCGGCACGAGCTCTACATGGCCCCGCTGGAGCGGCTGCACTCGCTGGCCTACCTGGGTGACGAGACCGTCGAGACCCTCTCCGTCACGACCAAGAGCCGGGAGACGACCCGCGCCGCCCTCCTCTCCGCCGAGCGCAAGTCGACGCCCTACCGCCCTCCACCGCCTCCCGGGCTCTCCGAGGCGAGCCGCTGCCTCAACGAGGAGGCTCGCGCGGGCTTGATGGAGCGCGCCTGGGAGCGCACCGCGGAGGTGACGATGCTCGCGGAGGCCGTCACGTCCACCTCGCGCGCCAGCGTGCTCCTGGTAGGACCGCCCTCCGTGGGGAAGACCTCGCTGGTCCACGAGCTGGTGCATCGGGCGGAGGCCGCGCCCTCGGGACATCCGCTTCACGGGCTGGAGGTCTACAGCACGTCGGGTGGCCGCATCATGGCCGGCATGCGCTACCTGGGGCAGTGGCAGGCGCGCGTGCAGCACATGATTGAAGAGCTGCGGGTGCGGCGCGCGGTGCTGCACATGGACAGACTCGCGGAGCTGCTCTCCCTCGGAGGTGGTGACTCGGGCCTGGACGTCGCGCGCCACCTGCTGCCCGCGCTCGAAGGCGGCGAGGTGACGCTGGTGCTGGAGGCCACGCCCGAGGATGTCGCGCGAGCGGAGCGCACACACGGCGCCTTCCTCCAGGCGCTGCGCCACCTCACCGTGCCGCCCCTGTCTCCCGTGGCCGCGCGCGCCGCCGTGCTTCATGCCTCCCAGCGCGTCGCGAAGTCGCGCAAGGTGCGCTTCACTCCGGATGCCCTGGACCGCGCGGCCGAGCTCACGGAGCGCTTCGGCGAAGGCCCTCCTCCGGGCGGCGCGGTGTCCCTGCTCCGCGCGGCCACGGCCTCCAGCGCGTCAGGCAAGGACGTGGACGCGGGCGCGGTGACGCAGGCGTTCTGCACCCGCACGGGCTATCCGCGCGAGCTGGTGGACACCTCGATTCGACTGGACCCGGATGCGCTGCTGCGCCGGTTCCGCGAGCGCATCGTCGGACAGGACGAGGCCACGCTGCTCCTGCGCAACCTCATCATCACGCTGAAGACGGGGCTGGCGGACCCGTCGCGTCCGCTCGGAGCCTTCCTCCTCCTGGGCCCCACGGGCGTGGGCAAGACGGAGTCCGCGCTGGCGCTGGCCGAGTACCTCTTCGGCGACGTCGCCCGGCTCGCGCGCTTCGACATGGCCGAGTACGCCGCGCCCGGCAGCGCGGCGAGGCTCGTGGGCGAAGTGGGCGGACAACAAGGCGGGCTCGCCCGGCGTGTGCGCGAGCAGCCCTTCGGCGTCGTGCTGCTGGACGAAGTGGAGAAGGCGGACGCGGGGGTGCACGACCTGCTGCTCCAGGTCCTGGGGGAGGGCCGCCTCACGGACGGCACCGGCCGCACCGTCAGCTTCCGCAACACCGTGGTGCTGCTCACGAGCAACCTCGGCGCCGACTCCGCGTCGCGCTCGCTGGGCTTCAGCGGCGACAGCCCCCGGAACATGGAAGCGCACTACCTGGGCGCGGCCACGGCGTTCTTCCGCCCGGAGCTCCTCAACCGCCTGGACCAGGTGGTCCCCTATCGCGCGCTCGGCCCGGACATCATCCGGACGCTCGTGCGCCGGACGCTCGAGACCGCGCTGAACCGCGAGGGCCTCACGCGGCGAGGGGTGAAGGTGACCTTCGGCGACGACCTGGTGGAGTTCCTCGCGCGGACGGGCTTCGACGCGCGGTACGGCGCCCGGCCCCTCAAGCGCGCGGTGGAGCAGCACGCGGTGGTCCCCCTGGCGCAGTGGCTGGCCGCGCACGCCCACACGCCGCACCCGCATGTGGTGCTGCGTGTGAGCCCCGAGGGCCACGTGGAGCTGGTGCCCGCGTCCTGA
- a CDS encoding serine hydrolase domain-containing protein: protein MTSEVKDPTRLQRLLAESIQTYLSGQEEIGVSAALAVGDARALQASGLADRENQTPVREDTLFIIGSVQKVFTNTLAAARVIEGRMSLEEPIVRFLPPEVRKEGSVIRQVTPANLGTMTAAMPTANVPGQPAAALYRGEPPTPQLLDFWKEFNPERHIGTSYQYSNVSEVTQGFTMVGAAERSYPELFARDLQGPLEMTDTLVDLKGIGPQRIAQGYTAEGKRIGFRGVGFNSTATDMLRFLEGNLFRVLSMPLLTYRAMCLAHEPRFQISPGHAIGLGWYVTEVGSGARLVSKAGGNGGFLAWAGFIPQRSAALVLLTNGHLSGSGHKSLPATGKALLLKAAGLDPAVLAGLEDADEGLLQEEVGA from the coding sequence ATGACGAGTGAAGTGAAGGACCCCACGCGGCTCCAGCGGCTCCTGGCCGAGAGCATCCAGACCTATCTGTCGGGACAGGAGGAGATCGGCGTCTCGGCGGCGCTCGCGGTGGGGGACGCGCGAGCCCTCCAGGCCTCGGGACTGGCGGACCGGGAGAATCAGACGCCCGTGCGCGAGGACACGCTGTTCATCATCGGCTCGGTCCAGAAGGTCTTCACCAACACCCTGGCGGCGGCGCGGGTCATCGAGGGGCGCATGTCGCTGGAGGAGCCCATCGTGCGCTTCCTTCCTCCGGAGGTGCGCAAGGAGGGCAGCGTCATCCGCCAGGTGACTCCCGCGAACCTGGGGACGATGACGGCCGCGATGCCCACGGCGAACGTGCCGGGCCAGCCGGCGGCGGCGCTCTACCGGGGCGAGCCTCCCACGCCCCAGCTCCTGGACTTCTGGAAGGAGTTCAACCCCGAGCGGCACATCGGCACGAGCTACCAGTACTCGAACGTGAGCGAGGTGACCCAGGGCTTCACGATGGTGGGCGCGGCGGAGCGGAGCTACCCGGAGCTCTTCGCGCGCGACCTCCAGGGGCCACTCGAGATGACGGACACCTTGGTGGATTTGAAGGGCATCGGTCCGCAGCGCATCGCGCAGGGCTACACCGCGGAGGGCAAGCGCATCGGCTTCCGAGGCGTGGGCTTCAACTCCACGGCGACCGACATGCTGCGCTTCCTGGAGGGGAACCTGTTCCGGGTGCTGAGCATGCCGCTGCTCACCTACCGCGCCATGTGCCTGGCGCATGAGCCTCGGTTCCAGATTTCACCAGGGCACGCCATCGGCCTGGGCTGGTACGTCACCGAGGTGGGCTCCGGTGCGCGGCTGGTGAGCAAGGCGGGCGGCAACGGAGGCTTCCTCGCGTGGGCGGGCTTCATCCCCCAGCGCTCGGCCGCGCTGGTGCTGCTGACCAACGGACACCTGTCCGGCTCGGGGCACAAGTCGTTGCCGGCCACGGGGAAGGCACTGCTGTTGAAGGCCGCGGGCCTGGACCCCGCGGTGCTCGCGGGGCTCGAGGACGCGGACGAGGGGCTCCTCCAGGAAGAGGTCGGGGCGTAG
- a CDS encoding tetratricopeptide repeat protein produces the protein MRCVDETVFMKLLLGELPPEERAGVDAHLDTCTSCRMLVADGLRAQSPDSDRSLSTTEPAPAALRREDAALEKGTAVGRYLVLEVLGAGAMGVVYGAYDPELDRRVALKLLRTGALGLDSDKERAHLLREAQAMARVSHPNVVAVYDVGTFGEHVFLAMERLETQTLNEWLKAEPRPWRKVLELFLDAGRGLEAAHAAGVIHGDFKPANLLVGSNGGVHVTDFGLARLGTPTAPEGAPLTQEDASRPKVVERSLTGGTPAYMAPEQLLGQTRASAAGDQFSFCVALHEALYGARPFEGATLAELASLASSGQVRPAPTGSRVPPWVRRVLLRGLSRRPEDRYPSISALLDALQKDPAIRWKRGLQLASAVAVLAAAVGVTHAVHTRGARACATASEEMMAVWGPSQHAAIATAFAATGRPYALSAWERVRRDLDAYTAAWTTTRITACEATRVRGNQPEEVMAWRMRCLDNRLADVSALTRLLTQADPRMVDEAHRAVKGLPPLSGCSEALAPGGSSLPEGPEEREQHAALRATLARGRALLATGRYAEGVTLVEPTVKASKRTGNRHDSAEISLLLGELREGAGNWRGAEESLFDALNAAEATRQDAIAARAWTLLVRVSCIGLDEYDLASRWKERASAALERLGGGNELARVHLLTYSGTLLRKQRRYEEAVAIQTQALEIAETTFGPDSLEVADVLLELGTTQWIHPRLAEARAHLERAAAITEQALGAEHPEVARVRLAMVPVLRDLEDLALGEKLAREALGVFERTLGPEHPRVYDALNDLASTLLMESRLDEALPIYERALAVVAKTDGPESMGAAVIHANMGVLFFTKGKYDLAMERFKRSLAIREKTQGNWSASLVSPLRLIGRILTMKGLHEEALPYAQRAVDVQLAQPTDVEGQWMLALRDLGANLLKLNRPVDALVPLERAVAGWDKAQPGPGHLAEVKLLLSKALWQSGRDRKRALLLAEEARTLALEADPTKKVLPQVNAWLEELRETR, from the coding sequence ATGCGTTGCGTCGACGAGACCGTCTTCATGAAGTTGTTGCTGGGCGAGCTGCCTCCCGAGGAGCGCGCCGGCGTGGATGCCCACCTCGACACATGCACCTCGTGCCGGATGCTCGTGGCCGACGGGCTGCGCGCGCAGAGCCCGGACTCCGACCGGAGCCTCTCCACCACCGAGCCCGCGCCCGCCGCCCTCCGGCGCGAGGACGCGGCCCTGGAGAAGGGCACCGCGGTGGGCCGCTACCTCGTCCTCGAGGTGCTGGGCGCGGGGGCCATGGGCGTCGTGTATGGCGCGTACGACCCGGAGCTGGACCGACGCGTCGCCCTCAAGCTGCTGCGCACCGGCGCCCTGGGACTGGACTCGGACAAGGAGCGTGCGCACCTGCTGCGCGAGGCGCAGGCCATGGCCCGCGTCTCCCATCCCAACGTCGTCGCCGTGTACGACGTGGGCACCTTCGGCGAGCACGTCTTCCTGGCCATGGAGCGCCTGGAGACGCAGACGCTGAACGAGTGGCTGAAGGCGGAGCCCCGGCCCTGGCGAAAGGTGCTGGAGCTCTTCCTCGACGCGGGCCGGGGACTCGAAGCCGCGCACGCCGCGGGCGTCATCCACGGCGACTTCAAGCCCGCCAACCTCCTGGTGGGCAGCAACGGCGGGGTCCACGTCACCGACTTCGGACTCGCGCGGCTGGGCACCCCCACCGCGCCGGAGGGCGCGCCGCTCACGCAGGAGGACGCATCCCGCCCCAAGGTGGTGGAGCGCTCGCTCACGGGCGGCACGCCGGCGTACATGGCCCCCGAGCAGCTGCTGGGCCAGACCCGGGCGAGCGCCGCGGGGGACCAGTTCTCCTTCTGCGTCGCGCTGCATGAAGCGCTCTATGGCGCGCGCCCCTTCGAGGGCGCCACGCTGGCGGAGCTGGCCTCGCTCGCATCCTCGGGCCAGGTGCGGCCCGCGCCCACGGGCAGCCGCGTCCCGCCCTGGGTGCGCCGCGTGCTGCTGCGGGGCCTCTCCCGTCGTCCCGAGGACCGCTACCCGAGCATCTCCGCCCTGCTCGACGCGCTCCAGAAGGACCCCGCCATCCGCTGGAAGCGCGGCCTCCAGCTCGCCAGCGCCGTGGCGGTGCTGGCCGCGGCGGTGGGAGTGACGCACGCGGTGCACACCCGCGGTGCCCGGGCCTGCGCCACCGCCTCCGAGGAGATGATGGCCGTCTGGGGCCCGAGCCAACACGCCGCCATCGCGACCGCGTTCGCCGCCACGGGCCGCCCCTACGCCCTCTCGGCCTGGGAGCGCGTGCGACGAGACCTGGACGCCTACACCGCGGCCTGGACGACCACGCGCATCACCGCGTGCGAGGCCACGCGCGTCCGGGGCAACCAGCCGGAGGAGGTGATGGCGTGGCGCATGCGGTGCCTCGACAACCGGCTCGCGGATGTCTCCGCGCTCACCCGCTTGTTGACCCAGGCGGACCCTCGGATGGTGGACGAGGCGCACCGCGCCGTGAAGGGACTGCCACCCCTCTCGGGCTGCTCGGAGGCCCTGGCGCCGGGTGGGTCCTCGCTGCCGGAGGGCCCCGAGGAGCGGGAGCAACATGCCGCGCTCCGGGCCACGCTCGCGCGAGGCCGCGCGCTCCTGGCCACGGGACGCTACGCGGAAGGCGTCACGTTGGTGGAGCCCACGGTCAAGGCCTCGAAGCGGACCGGCAACCGGCACGACAGCGCTGAAATCTCGCTGCTGCTGGGCGAGCTGCGCGAGGGCGCCGGCAACTGGCGCGGCGCGGAGGAGTCCCTCTTCGATGCACTCAACGCCGCGGAGGCCACCCGGCAGGACGCCATCGCGGCCCGGGCCTGGACGCTGCTGGTGCGCGTGTCGTGCATCGGCCTGGATGAGTACGACCTGGCCTCCCGCTGGAAGGAGCGCGCCTCGGCCGCCCTCGAACGGCTGGGGGGCGGCAACGAGCTGGCCCGCGTCCACCTCCTCACCTACAGCGGAACCCTGCTGCGAAAGCAACGGCGATACGAAGAGGCCGTGGCCATCCAGACCCAGGCGCTGGAGATCGCCGAGACCACCTTCGGCCCGGACAGCCTGGAGGTCGCGGACGTCCTGCTGGAGCTGGGAACCACCCAGTGGATCCACCCGCGACTGGCGGAGGCCCGCGCCCACCTGGAGCGCGCCGCCGCCATCACCGAGCAGGCGCTCGGCGCCGAGCATCCCGAGGTGGCGCGCGTGCGGCTGGCCATGGTCCCCGTGCTCAGGGACCTGGAGGACCTGGCGCTGGGGGAGAAGCTGGCCCGCGAGGCGTTGGGGGTCTTCGAGCGCACGCTGGGCCCGGAGCATCCCCGCGTCTATGACGCGCTCAACGACCTCGCCTCCACCCTCCTGATGGAGTCGCGCCTGGACGAAGCCCTCCCCATCTACGAGCGAGCGCTCGCCGTGGTCGCGAAGACGGACGGGCCGGAGAGCATGGGCGCCGCCGTCATCCACGCCAACATGGGCGTGCTCTTCTTCACGAAGGGGAAGTACGACCTCGCGATGGAGCGCTTCAAGCGCAGCCTCGCCATCCGCGAGAAGACACAAGGCAACTGGAGCGCGAGCCTGGTGAGCCCGCTGCGCCTCATCGGCCGCATCCTGACGATGAAGGGACTCCACGAGGAGGCCCTGCCCTATGCGCAGCGGGCCGTGGACGTCCAGCTCGCGCAGCCCACGGATGTGGAGGGACAGTGGATGCTGGCCCTCCGGGACCTGGGCGCCAACCTCCTCAAGCTGAACCGCCCCGTGGACGCCCTCGTGCCGCTGGAGCGCGCCGTCGCCGGATGGGACAAGGCCCAGCCGGGCCCGGGGCACCTGGCGGAGGTGAAGCTCCTGCTCTCCAAGGCCCTCTGGCAGTCCGGCAGGGACCGCAAGCGGGCCCTGCTTCTCGCCGAGGAGGCGAGGACGCTGGCGCTGGAGGCGGACCCCACGAAGAAGGTGCTCCCCCAGGTCAACGCGTGGCTGGAGGAGCTCCGCGAGACG